One window of the Lycorma delicatula isolate Av1 chromosome 3, ASM4794821v1, whole genome shotgun sequence genome contains the following:
- the LOC142321433 gene encoding rootletin-like isoform X2: MQVNSALREQLEEAHQTNEALTNDLQKLTNDWEQMREEMLCKEEEWKEEEQYFNEYYTTEHNRLLNLWRDVVAVKRMFCEMQSATQRDRNKMQGEISAAARDMTSACSGIQTRAAISAYSGEAQLQKSQTVQENVELKSQLTNLRAEHDTVVAQVRQKEDKIQQLMKDLHNLEERCNQAESGVLQINHLQEEVELLQGALRDIAHAVLQDAENRDTDSAQPSPHVHLSQTPAVPPSWNWN; this comes from the exons ATGCAAGTGAATTCAGCACTCAGAGAACAACTGGAGGAAGCCCATCAAACCAATGAAGCACTCACTAATGATCTGCAGAAGCTCACTAATGACTGGGAACAAATGAGAGAGGAAATGCTGTGCAAAGAAGAGGAGTGGAAGGAAGAGGAACAG taTTTCAATGAATATTATACAACTGAACATAATCGTCTTTTAAATTTATGGAGAGATGTTGTAGCAGTTAAGCGAATGTTTTGTGAAATGCAGTCAGCAACACAGAGAGACCGTAACAAAATGCAGGGAGAGATATCTGCAGCAGCTCGTGATATGACTAGTGCTTGTTCTGGTATCCAGACTAGAGCTGCAATATCTGCCTACTCTGGg GAAGCACAACTGCAAAAGTCTCAGACTGTTCAggaaaatgtagaattaaaatcACAGTTGACTAACTTACGTGCAGAACATGACACAGTTGTTGCACAAGTAAGACAGAAAGAAGACAAAATTCAGCAGCTGATGAAGGATCTACATAACCTG gaAGAACGCTGTAACCAAGCAGAATCTGGAGTTTTGCAGATAAATCATCTTCAGGAGGAAGTTGAATTGCTCCAAGGTGCTTTAAGAGATATTGCTCATGCAGTATTACAGGATGCTGAGAATCGTGATACTGATTCTGCTCAACCTTCACCTCATGTTCATCTCAGCCAGACACCAGCTGTACCTCCAAG
- the LOC142321433 gene encoding rootletin-like isoform X3, whose protein sequence is MQVNSALREQLEEAHQTNEALTNDLQKLTNDWEQMREEMLCKEEEWKEEEQYFNEYYTTEHNRLLNLWRDVVAVKRMFCEMQSATQRDRNKMQGEISAAARDMTSACSGIQTRAAISAYSGEAQLQKSQTVQENVELKSQLTNLRAEHDTVVAQVRQKEDKIQQLMKDLHNLEERCNQAESGVLQINHLQEEVELLQGALRDIAHAVLQDAENRDTDSAQPSPHVHLSQTPAVPPRFN, encoded by the exons ATGCAAGTGAATTCAGCACTCAGAGAACAACTGGAGGAAGCCCATCAAACCAATGAAGCACTCACTAATGATCTGCAGAAGCTCACTAATGACTGGGAACAAATGAGAGAGGAAATGCTGTGCAAAGAAGAGGAGTGGAAGGAAGAGGAACAG taTTTCAATGAATATTATACAACTGAACATAATCGTCTTTTAAATTTATGGAGAGATGTTGTAGCAGTTAAGCGAATGTTTTGTGAAATGCAGTCAGCAACACAGAGAGACCGTAACAAAATGCAGGGAGAGATATCTGCAGCAGCTCGTGATATGACTAGTGCTTGTTCTGGTATCCAGACTAGAGCTGCAATATCTGCCTACTCTGGg GAAGCACAACTGCAAAAGTCTCAGACTGTTCAggaaaatgtagaattaaaatcACAGTTGACTAACTTACGTGCAGAACATGACACAGTTGTTGCACAAGTAAGACAGAAAGAAGACAAAATTCAGCAGCTGATGAAGGATCTACATAACCTG gaAGAACGCTGTAACCAAGCAGAATCTGGAGTTTTGCAGATAAATCATCTTCAGGAGGAAGTTGAATTGCTCCAAGGTGCTTTAAGAGATATTGCTCATGCAGTATTACAGGATGCTGAGAATCGTGATACTGATTCTGCTCAACCTTCACCTCATGTTCATCTCAGCCAGACACCAGCTGTACCTCCAAG